From the genome of Erythrobacter litoralis, one region includes:
- a CDS encoding TonB-dependent receptor: MKTASALAPLLALSVSLFALGVAAPVSAQEEDDASQRPTAERIIVTGEGLEEAPSEGAYAVTEIDRERIVSTASGRIEDVLRDVAGFQQFRRSDSRSANPTAQGATLRALGGNATSRALVLLDGVPIADPFFGYVPFNAIQPETLSRIRVTRGGGAGPFGAGALAGTIELESAGPAALDPLLASLVVNDREETEASAVLTQELGAGFAVASGRWDRGQGFFTAPAGERIPASARAGFDNWQVGLRGVAPIGRDVEVQARVSLFEDNRTLRFEGADSSNEGQDASLRVVGRGEWAFDALAYVQARNFSNVIISSTQFSRVLDQRNTPSTGLGGKFELRPPVGEAHTLRLGVDYRRADGELQEDNYSAFTGALRERRRAGGVNSNLGFFIEDDWRIGRLLLTGGLRADRTVIEDGFFRAVDASGALVEETLAQDRSDWTLSWRAGAAFEASDALRLRAAAYTGLRLPTLNELYRPFVVFPVVTQANAALENERLEGFEIGVDWQASDALALSLTAFDNRVENAIANVTLAPNLRQRRNLPAIDAQGIEGNVRLGLGRVSLDASLAYTDAAVDGEGPSLPLDGNRPPQTPDFAASATLAWEPSAGWRLAATLRHTAKQFEDDQENDVLPAATTLDAFAEIPVGADFSLMLRGENLTGEEIVTRNAGGAIDLGVPRTVWAGLRYGF, encoded by the coding sequence ATGAAAACAGCTTCTGCGCTTGCCCCTCTGCTTGCCCTCTCCGTCTCTCTCTTTGCCCTCGGCGTCGCCGCTCCTGTTTCGGCGCAGGAAGAGGATGATGCCTCCCAGCGCCCGACTGCCGAACGCATCATCGTCACCGGTGAGGGGCTGGAGGAAGCCCCCTCCGAAGGCGCCTATGCGGTGACGGAAATCGACCGCGAGCGGATCGTCTCGACCGCCTCGGGCCGGATCGAGGACGTGCTGCGCGATGTCGCGGGCTTCCAGCAATTCCGCCGCTCGGACAGCCGCTCTGCCAATCCGACCGCACAGGGGGCGACGCTGCGCGCGCTGGGCGGCAATGCGACGAGCCGCGCGCTTGTCCTGCTCGACGGCGTGCCGATCGCCGACCCGTTCTTCGGCTACGTCCCGTTCAACGCGATCCAGCCCGAAACCCTTTCGCGGATCCGCGTCACCCGTGGCGGCGGGGCGGGGCCGTTCGGGGCAGGCGCGCTGGCCGGCACGATCGAACTCGAAAGCGCCGGCCCCGCGGCGCTCGACCCGCTGCTCGCGAGCCTCGTCGTCAACGACCGCGAGGAAACCGAGGCGAGCGCGGTGCTGACGCAGGAACTGGGGGCGGGCTTTGCCGTGGCGAGCGGGCGCTGGGACCGGGGGCAGGGCTTTTTCACGGCGCCCGCAGGCGAGCGCATCCCCGCGAGCGCGCGCGCGGGCTTCGACAATTGGCAGGTGGGCCTGCGCGGTGTGGCCCCGATCGGGCGCGATGTCGAAGTGCAGGCGCGGGTCAGCCTGTTCGAGGACAACCGCACGCTTCGTTTCGAGGGCGCGGATTCCTCGAACGAAGGGCAGGATGCGAGCCTGCGCGTGGTCGGGCGGGGCGAGTGGGCCTTCGATGCGCTCGCCTATGTCCAGGCGCGCAATTTTTCGAATGTCATCATTTCCTCGACCCAGTTCAGCCGTGTGCTCGACCAGAGGAACACGCCTTCGACCGGATTGGGCGGCAAGTTCGAGCTGCGCCCGCCCGTGGGCGAGGCCCACACGCTGCGGCTCGGCGTGGATTATCGCCGCGCGGACGGGGAATTGCAGGAGGACAATTACAGCGCCTTCACCGGCGCGCTGCGCGAAAGGCGGCGGGCTGGCGGCGTCAATTCCAATCTGGGGTTCTTCATAGAGGATGACTGGCGGATCGGGCGCCTGCTGCTGACGGGCGGGCTGCGCGCGGACCGGACGGTGATCGAGGACGGCTTCTTCCGCGCGGTCGATGCTTCGGGCGCGCTGGTCGAGGAGACCTTGGCTCAAGATCGTTCCGACTGGACGCTGAGCTGGCGCGCGGGAGCGGCCTTCGAGGCGAGCGACGCGCTGCGGCTGCGCGCGGCGGCCTATACCGGGCTGCGCCTTCCGACTCTCAATGAGCTGTATCGGCCCTTCGTCGTGTTCCCGGTGGTGACGCAGGCCAATGCCGCGCTCGAGAACGAGCGGCTGGAGGGTTTCGAGATAGGGGTCGACTGGCAGGCGTCGGACGCGCTCGCGCTTTCGCTGACCGCATTCGACAACCGGGTGGAGAACGCCATTGCCAATGTCACGCTGGCGCCCAATCTGCGCCAGCGCCGCAACCTGCCCGCGATCGATGCGCAGGGGATCGAGGGCAATGTGCGCCTCGGGCTCGGGCGGGTGAGCCTCGATGCCAGTCTCGCCTATACCGATGCGGCGGTGGACGGGGAGGGGCCCTCGCTCCCGCTCGATGGAAACCGCCCGCCGCAGACGCCCGATTTCGCGGCCTCGGCAACGCTCGCATGGGAGCCGTCGGCGGGCTGGCGGCTCGCCGCGACGCTGCGCCATACGGCGAAGCAATTCGAGGACGATCAGGAAAATGACGTGCTTCCGGCGGCGACGACTCTCGATGCTTTCGCCGAAATTCCGGTCGGCGCAGATTTTTCCTTAATGCTGCGCGGCGAGAACCTGACCGGCGAGGAAATCGTCACCCGCAACGCGGGAGGCGCGATCGATCTCGGCGTGCCGCGGACCGTCTGGGCGGGTTTACGCTACGGCTTCTAG
- a CDS encoding flavin-containing monooxygenase: protein MLATPPDVDVLIVGAGISGIGMAAHMGMKAPHHSYAIVERRENLGGTWDLFRYPGIRSDSDMHTLGFDFEPWKHEKSIADAPAILDYLHKIVDERGIREHIRFGLKVISADFREDETRWHVEMEADDGSRTHMTANWLYLGAGYYDYDDPYDAGFDFSEYEGQVIHPQFWPENLEYAGKKVLVVGSGATAVTIVPSMADKAASVTMLQRTPTWMFARPAKDRIANLLRKVLPEEIAYKITRFKNIHMQDLSFKTARDKPEKVSENLHKRIEKALGPDYNPEDFTPPYNPWEQRVCLVPDDDLFKAMKAGKAQIVTGHIEKFEANGARLTDGTLIEADIIITATGLKLAVAGKIAVSVNGEPVQFNERFYYKGCMFSNLPNLAVVFGYLNASWTLRADINSDYICRVLNRQREKGAQIVTPVLTPEAEAQIEEDDVFDFSSGYIQRSKHIMPRNAVRYPWRLNQDYLSDRKELKESPVEDGLLTFKRAGSNARTSEEQLEAAE from the coding sequence ATGCTAGCCACGCCCCCCGATGTAGATGTGCTGATCGTCGGCGCCGGCATTTCCGGCATCGGCATGGCCGCCCATATGGGCATGAAGGCGCCGCACCATTCCTATGCCATCGTCGAGCGACGCGAGAACCTGGGCGGGACATGGGACCTGTTCCGCTATCCCGGCATCCGTTCCGACAGCGACATGCACACGCTCGGCTTCGATTTCGAACCGTGGAAGCATGAAAAGTCGATCGCCGATGCGCCCGCCATCCTCGACTATCTCCACAAGATCGTCGACGAACGCGGCATCCGCGAGCACATCCGCTTCGGGCTCAAGGTGATCTCGGCCGATTTCCGCGAGGACGAGACGCGCTGGCATGTCGAGATGGAAGCGGACGACGGCAGCCGCACCCACATGACCGCGAATTGGCTCTATCTCGGAGCGGGCTATTACGATTACGACGATCCCTATGATGCGGGCTTCGATTTCTCGGAATATGAGGGACAGGTGATCCACCCCCAATTCTGGCCCGAGAACCTCGAGTATGCGGGCAAGAAGGTGCTGGTGGTCGGATCGGGCGCGACCGCGGTGACGATCGTGCCCTCGATGGCGGACAAGGCGGCGAGCGTGACGATGCTCCAGCGCACGCCGACCTGGATGTTCGCCCGCCCCGCCAAGGACCGGATCGCGAACCTGCTGCGCAAGGTCCTGCCGGAAGAAATCGCCTACAAGATCACCCGGTTCAAGAACATCCACATGCAGGACCTCAGCTTCAAGACCGCGCGCGACAAGCCGGAAAAGGTGAGCGAAAACCTGCACAAGCGGATCGAGAAGGCGCTCGGACCCGATTACAATCCCGAGGATTTCACCCCGCCCTACAATCCGTGGGAACAGCGCGTCTGCCTCGTGCCCGATGACGATCTGTTCAAGGCGATGAAAGCGGGCAAGGCCCAGATCGTCACCGGCCATATCGAGAAGTTCGAGGCAAACGGCGCGCGGCTCACCGACGGCACGCTGATCGAGGCCGACATCATCATCACCGCCACTGGCCTGAAACTCGCCGTCGCGGGCAAGATCGCGGTCAGCGTCAATGGCGAGCCGGTCCAGTTCAACGAAAGGTTCTACTACAAGGGCTGCATGTTCTCGAACCTGCCCAATCTCGCGGTGGTGTTCGGATATCTCAATGCAAGCTGGACCCTGCGCGCCGATATCAATTCCGATTACATCTGCCGCGTGCTCAACCGTCAGCGCGAAAAGGGTGCACAGATCGTCACCCCCGTCCTCACGCCCGAAGCAGAGGCCCAGATCGAGGAGGACGACGTGTTCGATTTCTCGAGCGGATATATCCAGCGCTCCAAGCACATCATGCCGCGCAACGCGGTGCGTTATCCGTGGCGGCTCAACCAGGACTACCTTTCCGACCGCAAGGAACTGAAGGAAAGCCCGGTCGAGGATGGCCTGCTCACCTTCAAACGCGCCGGATCGAACGCGCGGACCTCCGAGGAGCAGCTCGAAGCGGCGGAATGA
- a CDS encoding competence/damage-inducible protein A — protein MNSGAKIWTAGLVIIGDEILSGRTHDKNIAQVATWLQVQGIRLAEVRVVPDVAERIVEAVNALREANDYLFTTGGIGPTHDDITVDAVAEALGVPVIIHPDARALLERYYADKGGLNEGRLRMARVPEGSDLIPNRMSGAPGIRRGNVILMAGVPHITAGMLDALTGELEGGAPLLSETIGCWVAESEIAHLLREVEAAHENCQIGSYPFFREGRVGANFVIRSTDTEDLASCVHTLCDGLATSGYDFTPGGI, from the coding sequence ATGAACTCCGGCGCAAAGATCTGGACCGCAGGGCTCGTCATCATCGGTGACGAGATCCTGTCGGGCCGTACCCATGACAAGAACATCGCGCAGGTCGCGACCTGGCTGCAGGTCCAGGGCATCCGCCTTGCCGAGGTCCGGGTCGTGCCCGACGTGGCCGAACGCATCGTCGAGGCGGTGAATGCCCTGCGCGAGGCCAATGACTATCTCTTCACCACCGGCGGGATCGGGCCGACCCATGATGACATCACGGTTGATGCCGTCGCCGAGGCGCTGGGCGTTCCCGTCATCATCCACCCCGATGCACGCGCCCTGCTCGAACGCTATTACGCCGACAAGGGCGGGCTCAACGAAGGGCGCCTGCGCATGGCGCGCGTGCCCGAAGGCTCCGACCTCATCCCCAACCGCATGTCGGGTGCGCCCGGCATAAGGCGCGGCAATGTCATCCTGATGGCGGGCGTGCCGCATATCACGGCGGGCATGCTCGATGCGCTCACGGGCGAACTCGAAGGGGGTGCGCCGCTGCTTTCCGAGACGATCGGCTGCTGGGTCGCCGAAAGCGAGATCGCGCACCTCCTGCGCGAGGTCGAGGCAGCGCACGAGAATTGCCAGATCGGTTCCTACCCGTTTTTCCGCGAAGGCCGCGTCGGCGCGAATTTCGTGATCCGCTCGACCGATACGGAAGACCTCGCCTCCTGTGTCCACACCCTGTGCGACGGGCTTGCCACCAGCGGCTACGATTTCACCCCCGGCGGGATCTGA
- a CDS encoding polysaccharide deacetylase family protein, with protein MTRVYITIDTEYSSGLATGSGPADRAENYARSIACLTPEGPAGITHKLRLFAEHGQRAVFFVDPMPALQWGVAAIEDVVAPILEAGQDVQLHCHTEWLAIAGAGSPLHAVGTGRNIGDFRFEEQCAILSYARDTLVAAGAAPPVAFRAGNYGANDDTLRALAEIGLGYDTSHCPALPGASRISLGPEDREPVIHQGVIEVPVGSIAALGGGQRHAQITALSLGEMTAAIRHARDEDRGSFTLVTHSFELINRRRLAVNRILRRRFNALCRQLGAMRGVTTATYAENPPEIAPASRPSEPLPAHAVRTGLRVAEQIVSNTLYGAL; from the coding sequence ATGACGCGCGTCTACATCACTATCGACACCGAATATTCCTCGGGCCTCGCGACCGGGTCGGGTCCGGCCGACCGGGCGGAAAACTATGCGCGCTCGATCGCCTGCCTCACGCCCGAAGGCCCGGCGGGCATCACCCACAAGCTCAGGCTGTTCGCAGAGCATGGCCAGCGCGCTGTGTTCTTCGTCGATCCCATGCCCGCGCTGCAATGGGGCGTCGCCGCCATAGAGGACGTGGTCGCCCCGATCCTCGAGGCAGGGCAGGACGTGCAACTCCATTGCCACACCGAATGGCTTGCCATTGCGGGCGCGGGCAGCCCGCTCCACGCGGTCGGGACGGGGCGCAACATCGGCGATTTCCGCTTCGAGGAGCAATGCGCGATCCTCTCCTATGCTCGCGACACCCTTGTCGCCGCGGGCGCCGCGCCGCCGGTCGCCTTCCGCGCGGGCAATTACGGCGCGAATGACGACACCTTGCGCGCGCTTGCCGAAATCGGCCTTGGCTACGACACCAGCCATTGCCCCGCTCTGCCCGGGGCGAGCCGCATCTCGCTCGGCCCGGAGGACCGCGAGCCCGTCATCCATCAGGGCGTGATCGAAGTGCCCGTCGGAAGCATCGCCGCCCTTGGCGGGGGCCAGCGCCACGCCCAGATCACAGCGCTTTCGCTGGGCGAGATGACCGCCGCGATCCGCCATGCCCGCGACGAGGACCGAGGCTCTTTCACGCTCGTCACCCATTCCTTCGAGCTCATCAATCGCCGCCGGCTCGCGGTGAACCGGATCCTGCGTCGGCGCTTCAATGCGCTGTGCCGCCAACTGGGAGCGATGCGCGGGGTGACCACCGCGACCTATGCCGAGAACCCGCCGGAGATCGCGCCCGCATCCCGCCCGAGCGAACCGCTCCCCGCCCACGCGGTTCGCACCGGGCTGCGCGTCGCCGAGCAGATCGTTTCCAATACGCTGTACGGCGCGCTCTAG
- a CDS encoding GNAT family N-acetyltransferase translates to MNAPVKPPGPASEIAPVGVDFTVGARRLASVTRSLATWRFGLADVLSQACARLCPPDPGPDGLRVLSAPQHAVPAIIAHLPDHLIGSRQDYPRHYIDMGKSGAPDFAAYMARFSGKTRSTLRRKARKLESEAGGFHVSEHRTPREIERFLELALPLSARTYQARLLDAGLPDTPGARRVMLEAAEAGAMHCFLLHAGSQGGRRAIAYLVLPVEGRVLVYAHLGYDPDWARVSPGTVLQLEALERLYAEARFTHFDFTEGDGKHKAMFATNGVPCASFVLLKATPANRALLASRAGFDGAVAGVKALAARLGVLAGARSLIRG, encoded by the coding sequence GTGAACGCTCCGGTCAAGCCGCCCGGTCCCGCATCCGAGATCGCGCCCGTCGGGGTCGATTTCACAGTGGGCGCGCGCCGCCTCGCTTCGGTCACGCGCAGTCTTGCAACCTGGCGCTTCGGACTTGCCGACGTGCTGTCGCAGGCTTGCGCGAGGCTGTGCCCGCCCGATCCGGGACCAGATGGCCTGCGCGTACTGTCCGCGCCGCAGCACGCGGTGCCCGCGATCATCGCCCATCTCCCCGATCACCTGATCGGCTCGCGCCAGGATTATCCGCGCCATTACATCGATATGGGCAAGAGCGGCGCGCCCGATTTCGCGGCCTACATGGCGCGCTTTTCAGGCAAGACCCGTTCGACCCTGCGGCGCAAGGCACGAAAGCTCGAAAGCGAGGCGGGCGGCTTTCATGTCAGCGAGCATCGCACGCCGCGCGAGATCGAGCGTTTTCTCGAGCTGGCCCTGCCGCTCTCCGCGCGGACCTATCAGGCGCGGCTGCTCGATGCGGGACTGCCAGACACTCCGGGGGCGCGCCGCGTCATGCTGGAGGCGGCCGAGGCGGGCGCCATGCACTGCTTCCTCCTCCATGCCGGGTCGCAGGGCGGGCGGCGCGCCATCGCCTATCTCGTGCTCCCGGTCGAAGGGCGCGTGCTGGTCTATGCCCATCTCGGCTACGATCCCGACTGGGCGCGCGTTTCCCCCGGCACCGTGCTCCAGCTCGAAGCGCTCGAGCGGCTCTATGCCGAGGCGCGTTTCACCCATTTCGATTTCACCGAAGGCGACGGCAAGCACAAGGCGATGTTCGCAACGAACGGCGTTCCCTGCGCTAGCTTCGTCCTGTTGAAGGCGACGCCCGCCAATCGCGCGCTGCTCGCGTCGCGGGCGGGATTCGATGGGGCGGTGGCGGGGGTCAAGGCGCTCGCGGCGCGATTAGGCGTCCTCGCCGGGGCGCGTTCGCTCATCCGGGGCTGA
- the rplA gene encoding 50S ribosomal protein L1 — MATMTKKQKTLAELDREKLYTFEEAIALLREHKAKFDETVEVSMNLGVDPRHADQMVRGMVSLPSGTGKTARVAVFARGDNADKALAAGADKVGAEDLMEDMQNGNVDYDRVIATPDMMGVVGRLGKLLGPKGLMPNPKLGTVTPNVEQAVKDAKGGQVEFRVEKQGIIHSGIGKLSFDDSDLKANFKALTDAVVKAKPSGAKGKYVQKVSVTSTMGPGLKLDLGEVEGA; from the coding sequence ATGGCGACGATGACGAAGAAGCAGAAGACGCTGGCCGAACTCGACCGCGAGAAGCTCTACACTTTCGAAGAGGCGATCGCCCTGCTGCGCGAGCACAAGGCGAAGTTCGACGAAACGGTCGAGGTCTCGATGAATCTCGGTGTCGACCCGCGCCATGCCGACCAGATGGTGCGCGGCATGGTCTCGCTCCCCTCGGGTACGGGCAAGACCGCCCGCGTCGCGGTTTTCGCGCGCGGCGACAATGCCGACAAGGCGCTTGCCGCCGGTGCCGACAAGGTGGGTGCGGAAGACCTCATGGAAGACATGCAGAACGGCAATGTCGATTATGACCGCGTCATTGCCACGCCGGACATGATGGGCGTGGTCGGTCGGCTCGGCAAGCTGCTCGGCCCCAAGGGGCTGATGCCGAACCCCAAGCTCGGCACGGTGACCCCGAACGTCGAACAGGCGGTCAAGGACGCCAAGGGCGGCCAGGTCGAATTCCGCGTCGAAAAGCAGGGCATCATCCATTCCGGGATCGGCAAGCTGTCCTTCGACGATTCCGACCTCAAGGCCAATTTCAAGGCGCTGACCGATGCCGTGGTCAAGGCCAAGCCGTCCGGCGCCAAGGGCAAGTATGTCCAGAAGGTCTCGGTCACCTCGACCATGGGCCCGGGCCTCAAGCTCGACCTCGGCGAGGTAGAAGGCGCGTAA